In a genomic window of Lacrimispora sp. BS-2:
- a CDS encoding DUF4280 domain-containing protein, which produces MADLKDTYVVHGACTTCTCGMRKSRTVLEKSHGVFLKDRALMTVNDCKPENIICFGGCYSMENPDTAAEAQKIQMDVEKDCPNTFTDTVMNFFAKKDQKESSDAPLRVVGICTPKIISAEWDNGGNTVEVNGEVPLLAGAKVYCLYGGEIEIIDSGQPEAGDMSQVEISPHSVPLSGSPGSNAESPAMGAAAAGLAAIPGMPKQAVAGMIGASKASSYGKSKTSDAEGSGQPAITKDWLRLYSSPTVSGIGRHVAKHPNANNYDWGMPEELLKYDSNNNLNPENYSTASMAATMINGAGGTLTVKKEGNNVYTDDEGRYWVAVGPNFMNPNHTSNMQLKPEKMSYGTKIDIHVVGQHDGKDYYIPAVVGDAKEHSKPDGLYQTGVPFGTNRPTVLGDGSSVEFIGYGITTFIDANGSSKSTVNYTNDYKLIELIVYDGNVNY; this is translated from the coding sequence ATGGCAGATTTAAAAGATACTTATGTCGTTCATGGAGCATGTACTACATGTACCTGTGGTATGAGAAAAAGCAGAACTGTACTGGAAAAAAGCCACGGAGTTTTTTTAAAGGACAGGGCACTGATGACGGTTAATGATTGTAAGCCTGAAAATATCATTTGCTTTGGCGGCTGTTACAGTATGGAAAATCCGGATACTGCGGCAGAGGCTCAAAAGATACAAATGGATGTAGAAAAAGATTGCCCAAATACTTTTACAGATACCGTAATGAATTTTTTTGCAAAAAAGGATCAGAAAGAAAGTTCCGATGCTCCATTACGGGTGGTCGGTATATGCACCCCTAAAATCATATCAGCAGAATGGGACAACGGGGGTAATACTGTAGAAGTAAATGGGGAAGTCCCCTTACTTGCAGGCGCAAAGGTTTATTGTTTATATGGTGGAGAAATAGAAATCATTGATTCAGGACAACCGGAAGCAGGGGATATGTCACAGGTAGAAATCAGCCCCCATTCCGTCCCGCTGTCAGGATCTCCGGGAAGTAATGCGGAATCGCCAGCTATGGGGGCGGCCGCAGCTGGATTAGCTGCCATACCTGGTATGCCGAAACAAGCGGTTGCTGGTATGATTGGAGCTTCTAAAGCTTCCAGTTACGGCAAAAGCAAAACTTCTGATGCTGAGGGTTCGGGGCAGCCAGCTATAACCAAGGATTGGTTAAGACTTTATAGTAGTCCTACTGTATCTGGTATTGGTCGCCATGTTGCAAAACACCCCAATGCCAATAATTATGATTGGGGAATGCCTGAAGAATTATTGAAATACGACAGCAACAATAATCTTAATCCCGAGAATTACTCAACAGCTTCAATGGCGGCAACGATGATAAATGGGGCAGGTGGTACACTTACCGTAAAAAAAGAAGGTAATAATGTTTACACAGATGATGAGGGACGATATTGGGTAGCAGTTGGTCCAAATTTCATGAATCCTAATCATACTAGCAATATGCAACTCAAACCAGAAAAAATGTCTTATGGAACAAAAATTGATATACATGTAGTTGGCCAGCATGATGGAAAAGACTATTATATTCCTGCTGTTGTTGGCGATGCAAAAGAACATTCAAAACCTGATGGATTATATCAAACAGGAGTTCCCTTTGGCACTAATAGACCGACAGTGTTAGGGGATGGTAGCTCTGTTGAATTTATAGGATATGGTATTACTACTTTTATAGATGCCAACGGAAGCAGCAAAAGCACAGTAAATTATACAAACGATTATAAGTTGATCGAATTAATTGTCTATGATGGTAATGTTAATTATTAA
- a CDS encoding XdhC/CoxI family protein encodes MTAGFYEELKNADKSTTLVSLTIIEGQGLGAKALWSGGEIICRQGDEKAFDAFSEDLKSIDKTQIIKSQKSTLFCEFITGEKYMVVCGAGHISIPIIRIGKMLGFHVTVIDDRLSFANTARKEEADTVICKPFREALEEIEGSTGHYFIIVTRGHRYDQDCLSQIIGKKNAYIGMIGSRARVKLVKDYLEEQGIDKELLEQVYTPIGLKINAQTPEEIAVAIMAEIIQVKNGSQKSFGYPKEILDGLTSGELSDMPKALVTIVSRKGSAPRDVGTKMVVMLDGSTIGTIGGGCVESEVCLAARDVARDKKPVLMKVDMTPGNAEDEGMVCGGIVEVYIEPVFN; translated from the coding sequence ATGACAGCAGGATTTTATGAAGAATTAAAAAATGCCGATAAAAGCACCACCTTAGTCAGCCTGACAATCATCGAAGGTCAGGGACTTGGAGCCAAAGCCCTGTGGTCTGGCGGAGAAATCATCTGCAGGCAGGGAGATGAAAAAGCTTTTGATGCTTTTTCAGAAGATTTAAAGAGCATTGACAAAACCCAGATCATTAAATCTCAGAAAAGCACTCTGTTCTGCGAATTTATAACAGGGGAAAAGTATATGGTGGTGTGCGGAGCCGGACATATCTCCATTCCCATCATCAGGATCGGAAAAATGCTGGGATTTCATGTTACGGTTATTGATGACCGGTTATCATTTGCCAATACCGCAAGAAAAGAGGAGGCTGACACCGTTATCTGCAAGCCCTTTCGGGAAGCCCTGGAAGAGATAGAGGGAAGCACAGGCCATTATTTTATCATCGTCACCAGAGGACACCGGTATGATCAGGACTGTTTATCCCAGATCATAGGCAAAAAAAACGCCTATATCGGCATGATCGGCAGCAGAGCCAGGGTAAAGCTTGTAAAGGATTATTTAGAAGAGCAGGGAATAGACAAAGAGCTTCTTGAACAAGTTTACACTCCCATCGGACTAAAGATCAATGCCCAGACCCCGGAGGAAATCGCCGTAGCCATTATGGCGGAGATCATTCAGGTGAAAAACGGAAGCCAAAAAAGCTTTGGCTATCCAAAGGAAATCCTTGACGGACTTACCTCCGGAGAACTGTCAGACATGCCAAAAGCCCTTGTGACCATCGTATCCAGAAAAGGCTCCGCTCCCCGGGATGTTGGAACAAAAATGGTTGTAATGCTTGACGGAAGCACCATCGGAACCATCGGAGGCGGCTGTGTGGAGTCCGAGGTGTGTCTTGCAGCAAGAGATGTTGCCAGGGATAAAAAGCCGGTATTAATGAAAGTTGATATGACTCCGGGCAACGCAGAAGACGAAGGTATGGTATGCGGAGGCATCGTAGAAGTATATATTGAGCCGGTTTTCAATTGA
- a CDS encoding ABC transporter substrate-binding protein: MKQLRLKVAVLILAALFLLTACGKKEGSVSQTTEAQSSAAAETEQSKTESQAEAQKESQKAAGQESWTFKDQADNEVTVKIPVERMVVMQHHSLDILAQLGAQDKVVATEKNWKKDLGAYMETVFPGIDSLPTPGDLTEWNVEEIAALKPDVVIAASQAKPEAIQQLKDLGIPVVVVSLRGEGKQAEAQSPRLSDADKAYTDGCEWAVKTLGKLTGTDSKADDIWNFCLESRKLVDDAVGSIPDDQRVRVFIANEGEQTYGNDKYVGSQLLRAGAINVAAQEIQGYKPYTFEKLAEWNPDVIIVQDRYKDVYDQITVDAKYKELKAVKENKVLLAPYWTKPWGNPDTDSIALGELWLASQFYPDKISKDVVLERAKAFYKNFYGVDFNGSV, from the coding sequence ATGAAACAACTCAGGTTAAAAGTGGCCGTTCTGATTCTTGCTGCTCTTTTTCTTCTGACTGCTTGCGGAAAGAAAGAGGGAAGTGTTTCACAGACGACAGAGGCCCAGTCCTCTGCGGCGGCAGAAACGGAGCAGTCAAAGACAGAGTCCCAGGCGGAGGCTCAAAAGGAATCCCAGAAAGCTGCAGGACAGGAAAGCTGGACCTTTAAGGATCAGGCGGACAATGAAGTGACAGTAAAGATTCCGGTGGAACGCATGGTGGTTATGCAGCATCATTCTCTGGACATTCTGGCCCAGTTAGGAGCCCAGGACAAGGTGGTGGCTACGGAGAAAAACTGGAAAAAGGATTTAGGCGCTTATATGGAAACCGTATTCCCAGGCATTGACAGCCTTCCCACGCCAGGCGATTTAACGGAGTGGAATGTGGAGGAAATCGCGGCATTAAAGCCGGATGTGGTCATTGCCGCCTCCCAGGCAAAGCCGGAAGCCATTCAGCAATTAAAGGATTTGGGAATTCCGGTGGTGGTGGTTTCCTTACGGGGAGAGGGGAAGCAGGCAGAGGCTCAAAGCCCCAGACTTTCCGATGCGGACAAGGCTTATACAGATGGCTGTGAATGGGCGGTAAAGACCCTGGGAAAATTGACCGGGACCGATTCAAAGGCGGATGATATATGGAATTTCTGCCTGGAAAGCCGCAAACTGGTGGATGACGCCGTTGGCAGCATACCGGATGACCAGAGAGTCAGGGTATTTATTGCCAATGAAGGAGAACAAACCTACGGCAATGACAAGTATGTGGGCTCCCAGCTTTTAAGGGCAGGTGCAATCAATGTGGCAGCCCAGGAAATCCAGGGCTATAAGCCTTATACCTTTGAAAAGCTGGCGGAATGGAACCCTGATGTGATTATCGTGCAGGACCGTTATAAGGACGTATACGATCAAATCACCGTTGATGCAAAATATAAGGAACTGAAAGCGGTCAAGGAAAACAAAGTCCTTTTGGCTCCCTACTGGACAAAGCCCTGGGGAAATCCGGATACGGATTCCATTGCCCTGGGTGAATTGTGGCTGGCTTCCCAGTTCTATCCTGATAAAATCAGCAAAGATGTGGTTTTGGAAAGAGCCAAAGCCTTTTACAAGAATTTCTACGGTGTAGATTTTAACGGCTCTGTTTAA
- a CDS encoding hydrolase, whose protein sequence is MKTAITRQQALELLKKYNKEPFHLLHGLTVEGVMRWYAGEMGFGSEEEFWGIAGLLHDVDFEQFPEEHCTKAPELLTEIGAEEELIHAICSHGYGICSQVKPEHVMEKIMFAADELTGLIGAAARMRPSKSVMDLEVSSLKKKFKDKRFAAGCSRDVIASGAENLGWTLEELFEKTILAMRSCEEAVNQEMDALE, encoded by the coding sequence ATGAAAACAGCAATCACAAGACAACAGGCACTGGAGTTACTAAAGAAATATAATAAGGAACCGTTTCATCTGCTTCACGGTCTGACCGTGGAAGGGGTGATGCGCTGGTATGCAGGAGAAATGGGATTTGGGTCAGAGGAAGAATTCTGGGGAATCGCAGGACTTCTTCATGATGTGGATTTTGAACAATTCCCGGAGGAACATTGTACAAAGGCTCCGGAGCTTCTGACAGAAATCGGGGCAGAGGAAGAACTTATTCATGCCATATGCAGCCATGGTTATGGAATCTGTTCCCAGGTAAAACCGGAACATGTGATGGAAAAGATCATGTTTGCAGCGGATGAACTGACCGGACTCATCGGAGCGGCGGCCAGGATGCGCCCTTCAAAAAGCGTTATGGATTTAGAAGTCTCCAGCCTTAAGAAAAAATTCAAGGACAAGCGGTTTGCAGCAGGCTGTTCCAGGGATGTGATCGCATCAGGTGCAGAAAATCTGGGCTGGACTCTTGAAGAACTGTTTGAGAAGACCATCCTGGCAATGCGCTCCTGTGAGGAAGCCGTGAATCAGGAGATGGATGCGTTGGAATAA
- a CDS encoding ABC transporter ATP-binding protein, which translates to MVMKLEIQNLTFSYDGEKNVFEDVSLSYQSPEIFCLLGANGTGKSTLLKNIIGEYKPKEGRILIDGKLLKNYSARKLAQKIAYIPQTHVPAFPFSVMDVVLMGRTSRIGYFSTPGKAEEGSAMKRLEFLNIGHLRDKPYTDISGGERQLVLIAAALNQEPEVLILDEPTSHLDFGNQYRFIHLIGKLQKEGMGVIMTTHFPDHALELKGKTSIMKDRGIVKTGPAADVVTSRNMKELYQIEVNVKTFGKRSICIPGRIDED; encoded by the coding sequence ATGGTAATGAAGCTGGAGATACAAAACCTTACATTCAGTTATGACGGGGAAAAAAATGTCTTTGAGGATGTGTCCTTATCTTATCAATCACCGGAAATTTTTTGCCTGTTGGGAGCTAACGGTACGGGGAAAAGTACCTTATTAAAAAACATCATTGGGGAGTATAAGCCAAAAGAAGGAAGAATTCTGATTGACGGTAAGCTTTTGAAAAACTATTCCGCCAGAAAGCTGGCCCAGAAAATCGCATACATTCCCCAGACCCATGTGCCCGCCTTTCCCTTTTCTGTTATGGATGTAGTTCTTATGGGCCGGACGTCCAGAATTGGCTATTTTTCCACACCGGGAAAGGCGGAGGAAGGCTCTGCCATGAAGCGGCTGGAATTTTTAAATATAGGCCATCTGAGGGATAAGCCCTATACAGATATTTCCGGCGGGGAAAGGCAGCTGGTATTGATTGCTGCCGCCTTAAACCAGGAGCCTGAGGTTTTGATTTTAGACGAGCCCACCTCTCATCTGGATTTTGGGAACCAGTACCGTTTTATCCATTTGATTGGAAAGCTTCAAAAGGAAGGGATGGGAGTTATTATGACAACCCATTTCCCCGATCATGCGCTGGAGTTAAAAGGGAAAACCTCAATAATGAAAGACAGGGGAATTGTTAAGACAGGACCGGCCGCCGACGTGGTCACCAGCCGGAATATGAAGGAGCTTTATCAGATAGAAGTAAATGTTAAGACCTTTGGAAAACGGAGTATTTGTATTCCGGGAAGAATTGATGAGGATTAA
- a CDS encoding iron ABC transporter permease — MKEKSVLKNITGIVIVLLPVFCILISLTIGPYHIGPIDIIKIIYGRITGQVLVSDSMAAGLLWQVRFPRVIGASLVGAGLSVSGAVFQGLFKNPLASPYTLGVSNGAGFGAGLAIILTFSSMQIQMTAIFFGLFAVGLTFFLSMRGQKNTVTLILAGMLVGSLFSSLVSLIKFVADPFDKLPAIVFWLMGSLSGISYVKILTILPLYSMAMVLLFLFRWKINVLSMGDQEAKSFGIDVRRERGIAIVACSVLTALVVSISGIIGWVGIVIPHLTRMITGPDFRRIIPVSASLGICYLLVIDDICRALTAVEIPIGVITGIIGVPLFIYFIYKRKVRW, encoded by the coding sequence ATGAAAGAAAAATCTGTTTTAAAAAATATAACGGGAATTGTAATAGTTCTTCTTCCTGTATTCTGTATTCTTATATCATTGACAATAGGGCCGTATCATATCGGCCCTATTGATATTATAAAAATCATTTACGGACGGATAACAGGGCAGGTGCTGGTTTCCGATTCCATGGCGGCCGGACTGTTGTGGCAGGTACGTTTCCCACGGGTTATAGGAGCTTCCCTGGTGGGGGCCGGTCTTTCCGTTTCCGGTGCGGTGTTTCAGGGGCTGTTTAAAAATCCTCTTGCCTCCCCCTATACCCTGGGAGTTTCCAATGGAGCGGGGTTTGGGGCCGGATTAGCCATTATTTTAACTTTTTCTTCCATGCAAATCCAGATGACCGCCATTTTCTTCGGCCTTTTTGCTGTAGGCCTGACATTTTTCCTGTCCATGAGGGGACAGAAAAACACAGTCACACTCATTCTGGCAGGAATGCTGGTGGGTTCCCTGTTTTCCTCTCTGGTGTCTCTTATAAAATTTGTGGCGGATCCCTTTGATAAGCTTCCGGCAATTGTATTCTGGCTCATGGGTTCTCTTTCAGGGATCAGTTACGTGAAAATCCTGACAATCCTTCCCCTTTATTCCATGGCAATGGTCCTTCTTTTCCTTTTCCGCTGGAAGATAAACGTCTTAAGTATGGGGGATCAGGAGGCAAAATCATTTGGAATTGACGTAAGGCGGGAGAGGGGCATTGCTATTGTTGCCTGCTCCGTTTTGACGGCCCTGGTGGTGAGCATTTCAGGCATCATCGGCTGGGTGGGAATCGTCATTCCTCATCTGACCCGCATGATTACGGGGCCTGATTTTAGGCGGATCATTCCCGTTTCCGCCTCATTAGGTATCTGCTATCTCCTGGTGATTGACGATATCTGCCGGGCCCTGACGGCCGTGGAAATCCCCATTGGCGTGATTACAGGCATTATCGGAGTTCCCTTGTTTATTTATTTCATATATAAGAGGAAGGTGAGATGGTAA
- a CDS encoding FprA family A-type flavoprotein, giving the protein MYCIKTIKDDLFWVGGSDRRLALFENAYPIPKGISYNSYVLLDEKTVLFDTVDRAITGQFLENVEAVLGGRDLDYIIVNHMEPDHCATLGEMVRRYPEVQVICNAKTVPIINQFYEFGVDSRAVVVKEGDTFCSGKHTFTFYMAPMVHWPEVMVTYDTTDKVLFSADAFGTFGAMNGNLFADEVNFEREWLDDARRYYSNIVGKYGPSTQTLLKKIADLDIQILCPLHGPVWRSNICWYMDKYLAWSSYTPEENAVMIAYGSIYGNTENAANILACRLAERGVRNIVMYDVSNTHPSVIISEAFRCSHLVFASATYNGGIFSSMEHLLLDMKAHNVQNRTVALMENGSWGIMAAKKMNEILSGMKNMTILDQTITIKSSVKEDQLAEIGALANAIVESIK; this is encoded by the coding sequence ATGTATTGTATAAAAACTATTAAAGATGACTTGTTCTGGGTGGGAGGAAGTGACCGCCGTCTTGCCCTGTTCGAAAACGCCTACCCCATTCCGAAAGGGATTTCCTATAACTCCTATGTCCTGCTAGATGAAAAAACCGTTCTTTTTGATACCGTTGACCGGGCCATCACCGGACAGTTTTTGGAAAATGTGGAAGCAGTTCTTGGCGGACGTGATCTGGATTATATCATTGTAAACCACATGGAGCCGGACCACTGTGCCACCTTAGGGGAAATGGTCAGAAGATATCCGGAGGTTCAGGTGATCTGCAATGCCAAAACAGTCCCTATCATTAACCAGTTTTATGAATTCGGCGTTGATTCCAGAGCTGTTGTTGTAAAAGAAGGGGATACTTTCTGCTCCGGCAAACATACCTTTACATTTTATATGGCTCCCATGGTTCACTGGCCGGAAGTAATGGTCACCTACGACACTACGGACAAGGTTCTTTTTTCAGCCGATGCCTTTGGCACCTTTGGCGCAATGAACGGAAACCTGTTTGCCGATGAAGTGAATTTTGAACGGGAATGGCTTGATGATGCCAGAAGATACTATTCCAATATTGTAGGAAAATACGGGCCGTCTACCCAGACCCTTTTAAAGAAAATTGCTGATCTGGACATTCAGATCCTTTGTCCGCTTCACGGGCCTGTATGGCGTTCCAATATTTGCTGGTATATGGACAAGTATCTCGCATGGAGCAGCTATACACCGGAAGAAAATGCCGTAATGATCGCCTATGGCTCCATTTACGGAAATACGGAGAATGCCGCCAACATTCTGGCATGCCGCCTGGCAGAACGCGGGGTCCGCAATATTGTAATGTATGACGTATCCAATACTCATCCGTCTGTAATCATTTCAGAAGCATTTCGCTGCAGCCATCTGGTATTCGCTTCGGCCACCTATAACGGAGGAATTTTCAGCAGCATGGAGCACTTACTTCTGGATATGAAAGCCCATAACGTGCAAAACCGCACCGTTGCTCTTATGGAAAACGGTTCCTGGGGTATCATGGCAGCTAAAAAGATGAATGAGATTCTTTCAGGAATGAAAAATATGACCATACTGGATCAAACCATTACCATCAAATCTTCTGTAAAAGAGGACCAGCTGGCTGAGATCGGGGCTTTGGCTAATGCCATTGTAGAATCAATAAAATAA
- a CDS encoding PAAR-like protein — MYYMYLWYEKKQNCTGKKPRSFFKDRALMTVNDCKPENIICFGGCYSMENPDTAAEAQKIQMDVEKDCPNTFTDTVMNFFAKKDQKESSDAPLRVVGICTPKIISAEWDNGGNTVEVNKSPYLQAQRFIVYMVEK; from the coding sequence ATGTACTACATGTACCTGTGGTATGAGAAAAAGCAGAACTGTACTGGAAAAAAGCCACGGAGTTTTTTTAAGGACAGGGCACTGATGACGGTTAATGATTGTAAGCCTGAAAATATCATTTGCTTTGGCGGCTGTTACAGTATGGAAAATCCGGATACTGCGGCAGAGGCTCAAAAGATACAAATGGATGTAGAAAAAGATTGCCCAAATACTTTTACAGATACCGTAATGAATTTTTTTGCAAAAAAGGATCAGAAAGAAAGTTCCGATGCTCCATTACGGGTGGTCGGTATATGCACCCCTAAAATCATATCAGCAGAATGGGACAACGGGGGCAATACTGTAGAAGTAAATAAGTCCCCTTACTTGCAGGCGCAAAGGTTTATTGTTTATATGGTGGAGAAATAG
- the xdh gene encoding selenium-dependent xanthine dehydrogenase, which produces MYVVNVNGKDYQSEEDLTLMDFLRNKLGITSVKNGCKEGACGTCTVIVDGKTIRACIQKLSKLEGKKIQTIEGFTQRERDVFVYAFAAAGAVQCGFCIPGMVISGKCLIDQNPNPTRDDVKQAIRTNICRCTGYTKIEDGILLAAKMFNENLEVPELKQTGTVGERTCRVDAEAKTLGTANYADDYYLEDMLYGKNVFSKYACAKINGIDTSKALAMPGVVAVYTAKDIPGDRYIGHLAHDWPGMIDVGEETKCCGDTLAMVVAETLEQATAAVKAVEIDYEELEPVRSPREAMVPGAHQVHGEGFMQFGKFRIPENNLLDHEEVKRGDAEKALANSKYIAEGTFYVPPTEHAFMEPETAVGIPDGDGVKVITGSQGIYDEHHELSAYLGLPMEKVRIQSAFVGGGFGGKEDMSVQHQAALCAYLSKRPVKVSFSRQESINYHPKRHAMEIYCKIGCDENGIIQGMKAKLLSDTGAYASLGGPVLQRACTHAGGPYNYQNVDIEGDAYYTNNPPAGAFRGFGVTQSCMSTEVLINQLAEKVGISGWEIRYRNAIRPGQSLPNGQIADEGTGMVETLEAVKEDFEKYEADPNYFVGIASAMKNAGIGVGLADVGRCILRIRDGKVITGSSAAAIGQGLQTITLQMVCQTTGLKPEQVVVGHPDTKYTPDSGTTTASRQTVFTGEAIHIAAMKLKEDLDAGHSLSDLEGKEYYGEFDYKTDPIGSDKPNPVSHIAYGYGTQLFVIDQEGKVVKVIAAHDIGKAINPLAAEGQVEGGVAMGLGYGLTEDFPLKNGIPQAKLGTLGLFKAPQMPPIDVRFIEKNPSEVAFGAKGVGEIVCVMGAPALQNAYYKKDGVFRYKLPLEDTFYRKPKPAK; this is translated from the coding sequence ATGTATGTAGTAAATGTCAACGGTAAAGATTACCAGTCAGAAGAAGATTTAACATTAATGGATTTTCTCAGAAACAAGCTTGGTATCACTTCCGTTAAAAACGGATGTAAGGAAGGTGCCTGCGGGACATGTACGGTAATTGTGGATGGGAAAACAATCCGCGCCTGCATACAAAAGCTGTCCAAACTGGAAGGCAAAAAGATTCAGACCATAGAAGGGTTTACACAGAGGGAACGGGATGTATTTGTTTATGCTTTTGCGGCAGCAGGAGCCGTACAGTGCGGCTTTTGCATTCCTGGCATGGTAATCAGCGGCAAATGCTTAATTGACCAGAATCCCAATCCAACCAGAGATGATGTTAAGCAGGCGATCCGCACAAATATCTGCCGTTGTACAGGCTATACCAAAATAGAAGACGGTATTTTGCTGGCAGCAAAAATGTTCAATGAAAACTTAGAGGTTCCTGAACTTAAGCAGACCGGTACAGTAGGAGAAAGAACCTGCCGTGTGGATGCAGAAGCAAAAACACTGGGTACCGCCAATTATGCAGATGACTATTATCTGGAAGACATGCTTTACGGAAAGAACGTGTTCAGCAAATATGCATGCGCTAAAATTAACGGGATCGATACCAGCAAGGCTCTTGCAATGCCAGGCGTAGTCGCTGTTTATACGGCAAAGGACATACCCGGAGACAGGTATATCGGCCATCTGGCACACGACTGGCCCGGCATGATCGATGTAGGCGAAGAGACAAAGTGCTGCGGCGACACCCTTGCCATGGTCGTGGCTGAAACGCTGGAACAGGCGACAGCGGCAGTTAAAGCCGTAGAAATAGATTATGAAGAATTAGAGCCGGTCCGCTCCCCAAGGGAAGCCATGGTTCCAGGCGCCCATCAGGTTCATGGCGAAGGCTTTATGCAATTTGGCAAATTCAGAATTCCAGAAAATAACCTTCTTGACCATGAAGAGGTAAAACGTGGTGACGCAGAGAAAGCTCTTGCAAATTCCAAGTATATCGCAGAAGGCACCTTCTATGTTCCGCCCACAGAGCACGCTTTCATGGAACCGGAAACTGCTGTTGGTATTCCTGACGGCGACGGAGTAAAGGTAATTACCGGATCACAGGGTATTTATGATGAACATCACGAATTAAGTGCATATCTTGGCCTCCCTATGGAGAAAGTAAGAATACAGAGCGCATTTGTCGGCGGCGGCTTCGGCGGAAAGGAAGATATGAGCGTACAGCATCAGGCTGCTCTTTGTGCTTATCTATCAAAGAGACCTGTAAAAGTATCCTTCTCCCGTCAGGAAAGCATAAATTATCATCCAAAGCGTCACGCCATGGAAATCTACTGCAAGATCGGCTGTGATGAAAACGGTATTATACAGGGAATGAAGGCAAAGCTTCTCTCTGATACGGGAGCCTATGCTTCTCTGGGCGGACCGGTTCTTCAAAGAGCCTGCACTCATGCGGGCGGACCGTATAATTACCAAAACGTGGATATTGAAGGTGATGCTTATTATACCAACAATCCTCCTGCAGGCGCATTCCGTGGATTCGGAGTAACCCAGTCCTGTATGTCAACGGAAGTTTTGATCAACCAGTTAGCGGAGAAGGTTGGAATTTCCGGTTGGGAGATCCGTTACCGCAATGCCATCAGGCCAGGCCAGTCTCTGCCTAACGGACAGATCGCTGACGAAGGCACCGGTATGGTGGAAACTTTGGAAGCAGTAAAAGAAGATTTTGAAAAATATGAAGCAGATCCTAATTATTTCGTAGGTATTGCATCTGCCATGAAGAACGCAGGAATCGGTGTGGGCCTTGCAGACGTTGGCCGCTGTATCTTAAGAATACGTGACGGAAAGGTTATTACAGGCTCTTCCGCTGCTGCTATCGGCCAGGGACTTCAGACCATAACCTTACAGATGGTCTGTCAGACCACAGGTCTTAAACCGGAACAGGTAGTGGTTGGACATCCGGATACAAAATACACACCAGACTCCGGAACTACCACCGCATCCCGTCAGACCGTATTTACAGGAGAAGCAATCCACATTGCAGCCATGAAACTGAAAGAGGATCTGGATGCAGGACATTCTTTAAGTGATTTGGAAGGCAAAGAATACTACGGCGAATTTGACTATAAAACAGATCCTATCGGCAGTGACAAGCCAAATCCAGTCAGCCATATTGCTTATGGATATGGAACACAGCTTTTTGTTATTGACCAGGAAGGAAAGGTTGTAAAGGTAATCGCAGCTCATGACATAGGCAAAGCCATCAATCCTCTTGCCGCAGAAGGACAGGTAGAAGGCGGTGTTGCAATGGGTCTTGGTTATGGACTGACAGAGGACTTCCCGTTAAAGAACGGCATTCCTCAGGCTAAGTTAGGTACTTTAGGTCTCTTTAAAGCACCTCAGATGCCTCCTATCGACGTACGGTTCATTGAAAAGAATCCATCTGAAGTTGCATTTGGAGCAAAGGGCGTGGGTGAGATCGTATGCGTTATGGGAGCGCCTGCACTGCAGAATGCTTACTATAAAAAGGATGGTGTATTCCGTTACAAACTTCCTCTGGAAGATACATTCTACCGTAAGCCTAAGCCTGCAAAATAA